In Mustela lutreola isolate mMusLut2 chromosome 1, mMusLut2.pri, whole genome shotgun sequence, one genomic interval encodes:
- the LOC131833890 gene encoding olfactory receptor 51F2-like: MSTLQNTTSSSIIFLLTGVPGLEAFHTWISIPFCFLYITALSGNSLILFAIVTQPSLHEPMYYFLSMLSTTDLGLSISTLVTMLGIFWFDAREISFNACLSQMFFIQLFTVMESSVLLAMAFDRFVAISSPLRYASILTDLKIVQIGVAIITRGTLIQTPLVLLLKRLSFCHSHVLHHSYCFHPDMMKLSCTDTRINSAVGLTALITTAGVDSIFIIFSYFLIIKTVLSIASPEERKKAFSTCVSHIGAVAIFYIPLVSLSFVHRFGKQALPYVHTLIANAYLLIPPVLNPIIYSVKTKQIRRAVLKVLQPSAAKE, translated from the coding sequence ATGTCAACTTTACAGAATACCACATCCTCTTCCATCATTTTCCTGCTAACTGGTGTTCCCGGGCTGGAAGCCTTCCATACGTGGATCTCCAttcccttctgctttctctaCATAACTGCTCTCTCAGGAAACAGCCTGATCCTCTTTGCCATTGTCACCCAGCCCAGTCTCCATGAACCCATGTATTATTTCCTCTCTATGCTGTCCACCACTGACCTTGGCCTGTCCATATCCACCCTGGTCACCATGTTGGGTATATTCTGGTTCGATGCCAGGGAGATCAGCTTTAATGCTTGCTTATCACAGATGTTCTTCATTCAACTTTTCACTGTTATGGAATCCtcagtgctgttggccatggccTTTGATCGTTTTGTGGCCATCTCTAGTCCTCTTAGATACGCCTCTATCTTAACTGACCTTAAAATAGTACAGATTGGAGTAGCAATCATCACCAGGGGGACACTAATACAGACTCCTTTGGTGTTGCTTCTTAAACGATTGTCCTTCTGCCACAGCCACGTGCTCCACCACTCCTATTGCTTCCACCCTGACATGATGAAGCTCTCGTGCACAGACACCAGGATCAATAGTGCAGTTGGGTTGACAGCCCTGATCACCACTGCTGGAGTGGACtccatcttcattattttttcttattttttaatcattaagaCTGTCCTCAGTATTGCATctccagaggagagaaagaaagcctTTAGCACATGTGTCTCACATATTGGGGCTGTTGCTATATTCTATATTCCATTGGTTAGTCTGTCCTTTGTACACAGATTTGGGAAACAGGCTCTACCTTATGTACATACTCTGATTGCCAATGCCTACCTGCTAATCCCCCCTGTGTTAAACCCCATCATCTACAGCGTGAAGACCAAACAGATACGCAGGGCTGTGCTTAAAGTTCTCCAGCCCAGTGCAGCAAAGGAATAG